The Megalopta genalis isolate 19385.01 chromosome 9, iyMegGena1_principal, whole genome shotgun sequence genome includes a window with the following:
- the LOC117217359 gene encoding uncharacterized protein LOC117217359 isoform X3 — protein sequence MGGITQRPWTPTKRRGPIAAEYTSPGPACVTLPPLIGKTVPDSKRGRAPAFSFGSRHSAKNDSPGPGPGQYNVSGLSAKGKDAAPASSLHGRSKSSRQESTPAPGDYNPEKAEKIILDSSPKYSFGIKTQTEKVSCTPAPSDYCTEKVNLDKTPEYSFGLKPQLEKPNDAPAPGAYCPEKVRLDNAPQFSFGLRPALEKPNDTPAPGTYSPEKVNLNKGPQYSLAGKGRAEKAHDTPAPGTYCPEKVKLDSAPQFTFGLRTSLEKVNDTPAPGAYSPEKINLDRGPQYSLSGKAAHEKPDDTPAPGAYSPEKVNLNKSPEYSFGLRTSLDKPNSNPAPGDYCPERVNLNKGPEYSLSGKGPSEKLSDTPAPGTYSPEKVNLHKGPEYSLSGKGPSEKLSDTPAPGAYSPEKVNLHKGPEYSLSGKGPSEKPSDTPAPGTYSPEKVNLNRGPQYSLSGKGKPEKPNENPAPGTYSPEKVNLDRGPQYSLSGKGSPDKFNDNPAPGTYSPEKVNLDRGPEYSLSGKGSPEKINDNPAPGTYSPEKVNLDKSPEYSFGVKAYVEKPNNLPAPGSYHPEKVNLNKSPQYSFGLRTSVHETNSTPGPGEYSPEKAMLLLEKALRFTFGFRTNVDRPNDIPAPNVYNIPSTLGGTKEGNKKTAPAYSISGRQKVFTDDRVLVPGPGTYEAVKPDAVRVKSPAYSMSARFQLPDDHSQIPGPGAHCPEKVVLDIPPAHSFGIRHSPYICNLKDVVY from the exons CGAGGTCCCATCGCGGCAGAATACACCAGTCCTGGTCCAGCCTGTGTCACCCTGCCACCATTGATTG GAAAGACCGTTCCCGACTCGAAGCGAGGCAGAGCTCCGGCCTTCTCTTTCGGAAGCAG GCATTCTGCCAAAAACGACAGCCCTGGACCAGGTCCCGGACAATACAACGTTTCCGGGCTCAGCGCGAAAG GGAAGGATGCAGCGCCTGCATCGTCGTTGCACGGCCGCAGCAAGTCATCGCGGCAGGAGTCGACGCCGGCGCCTGGCGATTACAATCCAGAAAAAGCGGAGAAGATCATTCTGGACAGCTCGCCGAAGTACTCTTTCGGCATTAAAACGCAAACCGAAAAAGTTAGCTGCACACCTG CACCGAGCGACTATTGCACCGAAAAAGTGAATCTCGACAAAACCCCCGAGTATAGTTTCGGCTTAAAGCCGCAGTTGGAGAAACCGAACGATGCTCCTG CGCCTGGAGCTTATTGCCCGGAAAAGGTAAGACTGGACAACGCTCCGCAATTCAGCTTCGGGCTGAGGCCTGCTCTCGAGAAGCCGAATGACACCCCAG CGCCTGGCACCTACAGCCCGGAGAAGGTGAACTTGAACAAAGGTCCTCAATACAGCCTCGCGGGCAAAGGACGCGCGGAGAAAGCCCACGACACACCTG CACCAGGTACGTATTGCCCGGAAAAAGTGAAGCTGGACAGCGCGCCGCAGTTTACGTTTGGACTCAGAACGTCGCTCGAGAAGGTGAACGACACTCCAG CTCCTGGCGCTTACAGTCCAGAGAAGATTAACTTAGACAGGGGTCCGCAGTACAGCTTAAGCGGTAAGGCTGCGCATGAGAAACCGGATGACACACCAG CACCTGGAGCATACTCCCCTGAGAAGGTAAATCTTAACAAATCGCCTGAGTATAGTTTTGGACTGAGAACTTCGCTCGACAAACCGAACAGCAATCCAG CACCTGGGGATTACTGTCCGGAAAGAGTGAACTTAAATAAGGGTCCGGAATATAGTTTAAGTGGTAAGGGCCCATCTGAGAAACTAAGTGACACCCCAG CACCAGGAACTTATAGCCCCGAGAAAGTAAATTTACATAAGGGTCCGGAGTATAGTTTGAGTGGTAAGGGGCCATCTGAGAAACTAAGTGACACCCCAG CACCAGGAGCTTATAGCCCTGAGAAAGTAAATTTACATAAGGGTCCGGAGTATAGTTTGAGTGGTAAAGGACCCTCTGAGAAACCAAGTGATACTCCAG CACCAGGAACTTACAGTCCCGAGAAAGTAAACCTAAATAGAGGTCCACAATACAGTTTGTCTGGGAAGGGGAAGCCAGAAAAACCGAACGAAAATCCAG CACCTGGCACATACAGCCCTGAGAAGGTAAATTTGGATCGAGGCCCTCAGTATAGTTTATCTGGCAAAGGATCACCGGATAAGTTCAATGATAATCCAG CACCAGGGACATACAGTCCTGAGAAAGTAAATTTGGACAGAGGTCCTGAATACAGTCTATCTGGCAAAGGATCGCCTGAAAAAATCAATGATAATCCAG CTCCTGGCACTTATTCTCCAGAAAAAGTCAATTTAGATAAGTCTCCAGAGTATTCGTTTGGCGTGAAGGCATACGTCGAGAAACCCAATAATCTTCCag CACCTGGAAGTTATCACCCAGAAAAGGTAAACCTAAACAAATCTCCACAGTACAGCTTTGGACTCAGGACTAGTGTACATGAAACTAATTCGACACCAG GTCCAGGCGAGTACAGTCCAGAAAAAGCTATGCTTTTGTTGGAAAAAGCATTGCGGTTTACATTTGGTTTTAGGACGAACGTAGACAGACCAAACGATATTCCAG CCCCAAACGTTTATAACATTCCATCCACACTCGGTGGGACGAAGGAGGGAAACAAAAAAACAGCACCAGCTTATTCGATTTCTGGTAGGCAGAAAGTGTTCACCGACGATAGAGTTTTGGTCCCCGGACCTGGCACCTATGAAGCCGTGAAACCGGACGCTGTTAGAGTGAAAAGTCCCGCTTACAGCATGAGCGCTCGATTTCAGTTGCCTGACGATCATTCGCAAATCCCAGGACCCGGAGCACATTGTCCGGAAAAA GTAGTTCTTGATATTCCTCCGGCACATTCATTTGGCATTAGACACTCACCATACATATGCAACCTGAAGGACGTTGTTTATTAA
- the LOC117217359 gene encoding uncharacterized protein LOC117217359 isoform X4, whose amino-acid sequence MGGITQRPWTPTKRRGPIAAEYTSPGPACVTLPPLIGKTVPDSKRGRAPAFSFGSRHSAKNDSPGPGPGQYNVSGLSAKGKDAAPASSLHGRSKSSRQESTPAPGDYNPEKAEKIILDSSPKYSFGIKTQTEKVSCTPAPSDYCTEKVNLDKTPEYSFGLKPQLEKPNDAPAPGAYCPEKVRLDNAPQFSFGLRPALEKPNDTPAPGTYSPEKVNLNKGPQYSLAGKGRAEKAHDTPAPGTYCPEKVKLDSAPQFTFGLRTSLEKVNDTPAPGAYSPEKINLDRGPQYSLSGKAAHEKPDDTPAPGAYSPEKVNLNKSPEYSFGLRTSLDKPNSNPAPGDYCPERVNLNKGPEYSLSGKGPSEKLSDTPAPGTYSPEKVNLHKGPEYSLSGKGPSEKLSDTPAPGAYSPEKVNLHKGPEYSLSGKGPSEKPSDTPAPGTYSPEKVNLNRGPQYSLSGKGKPEKPNENPAPGTYSPEKVNLDRGPQYSLSGKGSPDKFNDNPAPGTYSPEKVNLDRGPEYSLSGKGSPEKINDNPAPGTYSPEKVNLNKGPQYSLSGKGSPEKPNNNPGPADYYPEKIVNLEHKPYFSFGNRKPLDIPRDTPAPGTYSPEKVNLDKSPEYSFGVKAYVEKPNNLPAPNVYNIPSTLGGTKEGNKKTAPAYSISGRQKVFTDDRVLVPGPGTYEAVKPDAVRVKSPAYSMSARFQLPDDHSQIPGPGAHCPEKVVLDIPPAHSFGIRHSPYICNLKDVVY is encoded by the exons CGAGGTCCCATCGCGGCAGAATACACCAGTCCTGGTCCAGCCTGTGTCACCCTGCCACCATTGATTG GAAAGACCGTTCCCGACTCGAAGCGAGGCAGAGCTCCGGCCTTCTCTTTCGGAAGCAG GCATTCTGCCAAAAACGACAGCCCTGGACCAGGTCCCGGACAATACAACGTTTCCGGGCTCAGCGCGAAAG GGAAGGATGCAGCGCCTGCATCGTCGTTGCACGGCCGCAGCAAGTCATCGCGGCAGGAGTCGACGCCGGCGCCTGGCGATTACAATCCAGAAAAAGCGGAGAAGATCATTCTGGACAGCTCGCCGAAGTACTCTTTCGGCATTAAAACGCAAACCGAAAAAGTTAGCTGCACACCTG CACCGAGCGACTATTGCACCGAAAAAGTGAATCTCGACAAAACCCCCGAGTATAGTTTCGGCTTAAAGCCGCAGTTGGAGAAACCGAACGATGCTCCTG CGCCTGGAGCTTATTGCCCGGAAAAGGTAAGACTGGACAACGCTCCGCAATTCAGCTTCGGGCTGAGGCCTGCTCTCGAGAAGCCGAATGACACCCCAG CGCCTGGCACCTACAGCCCGGAGAAGGTGAACTTGAACAAAGGTCCTCAATACAGCCTCGCGGGCAAAGGACGCGCGGAGAAAGCCCACGACACACCTG CACCAGGTACGTATTGCCCGGAAAAAGTGAAGCTGGACAGCGCGCCGCAGTTTACGTTTGGACTCAGAACGTCGCTCGAGAAGGTGAACGACACTCCAG CTCCTGGCGCTTACAGTCCAGAGAAGATTAACTTAGACAGGGGTCCGCAGTACAGCTTAAGCGGTAAGGCTGCGCATGAGAAACCGGATGACACACCAG CACCTGGAGCATACTCCCCTGAGAAGGTAAATCTTAACAAATCGCCTGAGTATAGTTTTGGACTGAGAACTTCGCTCGACAAACCGAACAGCAATCCAG CACCTGGGGATTACTGTCCGGAAAGAGTGAACTTAAATAAGGGTCCGGAATATAGTTTAAGTGGTAAGGGCCCATCTGAGAAACTAAGTGACACCCCAG CACCAGGAACTTATAGCCCCGAGAAAGTAAATTTACATAAGGGTCCGGAGTATAGTTTGAGTGGTAAGGGGCCATCTGAGAAACTAAGTGACACCCCAG CACCAGGAGCTTATAGCCCTGAGAAAGTAAATTTACATAAGGGTCCGGAGTATAGTTTGAGTGGTAAAGGACCCTCTGAGAAACCAAGTGATACTCCAG CACCAGGAACTTACAGTCCCGAGAAAGTAAACCTAAATAGAGGTCCACAATACAGTTTGTCTGGGAAGGGGAAGCCAGAAAAACCGAACGAAAATCCAG CACCTGGCACATACAGCCCTGAGAAGGTAAATTTGGATCGAGGCCCTCAGTATAGTTTATCTGGCAAAGGATCACCGGATAAGTTCAATGATAATCCAG CACCAGGGACATACAGTCCTGAGAAAGTAAATTTGGACAGAGGTCCTGAATACAGTCTATCTGGCAAAGGATCGCCTGAAAAAATCAATGATAATCCAG CCCCAGGAACGTATAGTCCTGAGAAAGTAAATCTAAATAAAGGACCCCAATATAGCCTATCCGGGAAAGGGTCGCCAGAAAAGCCCAATAACAATCCAG GCCCTGCTGATTACTATCCAGAGAAAATAGTAAATCTGGAACATAAACCTTATTTCAGTTTTGGTAACAGAAAACCATTGGATATACCTAGGGATACGCCAG CTCCTGGCACTTATTCTCCAGAAAAAGTCAATTTAGATAAGTCTCCAGAGTATTCGTTTGGCGTGAAGGCATACGTCGAGAAACCCAATAATCTTCCag CCCCAAACGTTTATAACATTCCATCCACACTCGGTGGGACGAAGGAGGGAAACAAAAAAACAGCACCAGCTTATTCGATTTCTGGTAGGCAGAAAGTGTTCACCGACGATAGAGTTTTGGTCCCCGGACCTGGCACCTATGAAGCCGTGAAACCGGACGCTGTTAGAGTGAAAAGTCCCGCTTACAGCATGAGCGCTCGATTTCAGTTGCCTGACGATCATTCGCAAATCCCAGGACCCGGAGCACATTGTCCGGAAAAA GTAGTTCTTGATATTCCTCCGGCACATTCATTTGGCATTAGACACTCACCATACATATGCAACCTGAAGGACGTTGTTTATTAA
- the LOC117217359 gene encoding uncharacterized protein LOC117217359 isoform X2, translated as MGGITQRPWTPTKRRGPIAAEYTSPGPACVTLPPLIGKTVPDSKRGRAPAFSFGSRHSAKNDSPGPGPGQYNVSGLSAKGKDAAPASSLHGRSKSSRQESTPAPGDYNPEKAEKIILDSSPKYSFGIKTQTEKVSCTPAPSDYCTEKVNLDKTPEYSFGLKPQLEKPNDAPAPGAYCPEKVRLDNAPQFSFGLRPALEKPNDTPAPGTYSPEKVNLNKGPQYSLAGKGRAEKAHDTPAPGTYCPEKVKLDSAPQFTFGLRTSLEKVNDTPAPGAYSPEKINLDRGPQYSLSGKAAHEKPDDTPAPGAYSPEKVNLNKSPEYSFGLRTSLDKPNSNPAPGDYCPERVNLNKGPEYSLSGKGPSEKLSDTPAPGTYSPEKVNLHKGPEYSLSGKGPSEKLSDTPAPGAYSPEKVNLHKGPEYSLSGKGPSEKPSDTPAPGTYSPEKVNLNRGPQYSLSGKGKPEKPNENPAPGTYSPEKVNLDRGPQYSLSGKGSPDKFNDNPAPGTYSPEKVNLDRGPEYSLSGKGSPEKINDNPAPGTYSPEKVNLNKGPQYSLSGKGSPEKPNNNPAPGTYSPEKVNLDKSPEYSFGVKAYVEKPNNLPAPGSYHPEKVNLNKSPQYSFGLRTSVHETNSTPGPGEYSPEKAMLLLEKALRFTFGFRTNVDRPNDIPAPNVYNIPSTLGGTKEGNKKTAPAYSISGRQKVFTDDRVLVPGPGTYEAVKPDAVRVKSPAYSMSARFQLPDDHSQIPGPGAHCPEKVVLDIPPAHSFGIRHSPYICNLKDVVY; from the exons CGAGGTCCCATCGCGGCAGAATACACCAGTCCTGGTCCAGCCTGTGTCACCCTGCCACCATTGATTG GAAAGACCGTTCCCGACTCGAAGCGAGGCAGAGCTCCGGCCTTCTCTTTCGGAAGCAG GCATTCTGCCAAAAACGACAGCCCTGGACCAGGTCCCGGACAATACAACGTTTCCGGGCTCAGCGCGAAAG GGAAGGATGCAGCGCCTGCATCGTCGTTGCACGGCCGCAGCAAGTCATCGCGGCAGGAGTCGACGCCGGCGCCTGGCGATTACAATCCAGAAAAAGCGGAGAAGATCATTCTGGACAGCTCGCCGAAGTACTCTTTCGGCATTAAAACGCAAACCGAAAAAGTTAGCTGCACACCTG CACCGAGCGACTATTGCACCGAAAAAGTGAATCTCGACAAAACCCCCGAGTATAGTTTCGGCTTAAAGCCGCAGTTGGAGAAACCGAACGATGCTCCTG CGCCTGGAGCTTATTGCCCGGAAAAGGTAAGACTGGACAACGCTCCGCAATTCAGCTTCGGGCTGAGGCCTGCTCTCGAGAAGCCGAATGACACCCCAG CGCCTGGCACCTACAGCCCGGAGAAGGTGAACTTGAACAAAGGTCCTCAATACAGCCTCGCGGGCAAAGGACGCGCGGAGAAAGCCCACGACACACCTG CACCAGGTACGTATTGCCCGGAAAAAGTGAAGCTGGACAGCGCGCCGCAGTTTACGTTTGGACTCAGAACGTCGCTCGAGAAGGTGAACGACACTCCAG CTCCTGGCGCTTACAGTCCAGAGAAGATTAACTTAGACAGGGGTCCGCAGTACAGCTTAAGCGGTAAGGCTGCGCATGAGAAACCGGATGACACACCAG CACCTGGAGCATACTCCCCTGAGAAGGTAAATCTTAACAAATCGCCTGAGTATAGTTTTGGACTGAGAACTTCGCTCGACAAACCGAACAGCAATCCAG CACCTGGGGATTACTGTCCGGAAAGAGTGAACTTAAATAAGGGTCCGGAATATAGTTTAAGTGGTAAGGGCCCATCTGAGAAACTAAGTGACACCCCAG CACCAGGAACTTATAGCCCCGAGAAAGTAAATTTACATAAGGGTCCGGAGTATAGTTTGAGTGGTAAGGGGCCATCTGAGAAACTAAGTGACACCCCAG CACCAGGAGCTTATAGCCCTGAGAAAGTAAATTTACATAAGGGTCCGGAGTATAGTTTGAGTGGTAAAGGACCCTCTGAGAAACCAAGTGATACTCCAG CACCAGGAACTTACAGTCCCGAGAAAGTAAACCTAAATAGAGGTCCACAATACAGTTTGTCTGGGAAGGGGAAGCCAGAAAAACCGAACGAAAATCCAG CACCTGGCACATACAGCCCTGAGAAGGTAAATTTGGATCGAGGCCCTCAGTATAGTTTATCTGGCAAAGGATCACCGGATAAGTTCAATGATAATCCAG CACCAGGGACATACAGTCCTGAGAAAGTAAATTTGGACAGAGGTCCTGAATACAGTCTATCTGGCAAAGGATCGCCTGAAAAAATCAATGATAATCCAG CCCCAGGAACGTATAGTCCTGAGAAAGTAAATCTAAATAAAGGACCCCAATATAGCCTATCCGGGAAAGGGTCGCCAGAAAAGCCCAATAACAATCCAG CTCCTGGCACTTATTCTCCAGAAAAAGTCAATTTAGATAAGTCTCCAGAGTATTCGTTTGGCGTGAAGGCATACGTCGAGAAACCCAATAATCTTCCag CACCTGGAAGTTATCACCCAGAAAAGGTAAACCTAAACAAATCTCCACAGTACAGCTTTGGACTCAGGACTAGTGTACATGAAACTAATTCGACACCAG GTCCAGGCGAGTACAGTCCAGAAAAAGCTATGCTTTTGTTGGAAAAAGCATTGCGGTTTACATTTGGTTTTAGGACGAACGTAGACAGACCAAACGATATTCCAG CCCCAAACGTTTATAACATTCCATCCACACTCGGTGGGACGAAGGAGGGAAACAAAAAAACAGCACCAGCTTATTCGATTTCTGGTAGGCAGAAAGTGTTCACCGACGATAGAGTTTTGGTCCCCGGACCTGGCACCTATGAAGCCGTGAAACCGGACGCTGTTAGAGTGAAAAGTCCCGCTTACAGCATGAGCGCTCGATTTCAGTTGCCTGACGATCATTCGCAAATCCCAGGACCCGGAGCACATTGTCCGGAAAAA GTAGTTCTTGATATTCCTCCGGCACATTCATTTGGCATTAGACACTCACCATACATATGCAACCTGAAGGACGTTGTTTATTAA
- the LOC117217359 gene encoding uncharacterized protein LOC117217359 isoform X5 — protein MGGITQRPWTPTKRRGPIAAEYTSPGPACVTLPPLIGKTVPDSKRGRAPAFSFGSRHSAKNDSPGPGPGQYNVSGLSAKGKDAAPASSLHGRSKSSRQESTPAPGDYNPEKAEKIILDSSPKYSFGIKTQTEKVSCTPAPSDYCTEKVNLDKTPEYSFGLKPQLEKPNDAPAPGAYCPEKVRLDNAPQFSFGLRPALEKPNDTPAPGTYSPEKVNLNKGPQYSLAGKGRAEKAHDTPAPGTYCPEKVKLDSAPQFTFGLRTSLEKVNDTPAPGAYSPEKINLDRGPQYSLSGKAAHEKPDDTPAPGAYSPEKVNLNKSPEYSFGLRTSLDKPNSNPAPGDYCPERVNLNKGPEYSLSGKGPSEKLSDTPAPGTYSPEKVNLHKGPEYSLSGKGPSEKLSDTPAPGAYSPEKVNLHKGPEYSLSGKGPSEKPSDTPAPGTYSPEKVNLNRGPQYSLSGKGKPEKPNENPAPGTYSPEKVNLDRGPQYSLSGKGSPDKFNDNPAPGTYSPEKVNLDRGPEYSLSGKGSPEKINDNPAPGTYSPEKVNLNKGPQYSLSGKGSPEKPNNNPAPGTYSPEKVNLDKSPEYSFGVKAYVEKPNNLPAPNVYNIPSTLGGTKEGNKKTAPAYSISGRQKVFTDDRVLVPGPGTYEAVKPDAVRVKSPAYSMSARFQLPDDHSQIPGPGAHCPEKVVLDIPPAHSFGIRHSPYICNLKDVVY, from the exons CGAGGTCCCATCGCGGCAGAATACACCAGTCCTGGTCCAGCCTGTGTCACCCTGCCACCATTGATTG GAAAGACCGTTCCCGACTCGAAGCGAGGCAGAGCTCCGGCCTTCTCTTTCGGAAGCAG GCATTCTGCCAAAAACGACAGCCCTGGACCAGGTCCCGGACAATACAACGTTTCCGGGCTCAGCGCGAAAG GGAAGGATGCAGCGCCTGCATCGTCGTTGCACGGCCGCAGCAAGTCATCGCGGCAGGAGTCGACGCCGGCGCCTGGCGATTACAATCCAGAAAAAGCGGAGAAGATCATTCTGGACAGCTCGCCGAAGTACTCTTTCGGCATTAAAACGCAAACCGAAAAAGTTAGCTGCACACCTG CACCGAGCGACTATTGCACCGAAAAAGTGAATCTCGACAAAACCCCCGAGTATAGTTTCGGCTTAAAGCCGCAGTTGGAGAAACCGAACGATGCTCCTG CGCCTGGAGCTTATTGCCCGGAAAAGGTAAGACTGGACAACGCTCCGCAATTCAGCTTCGGGCTGAGGCCTGCTCTCGAGAAGCCGAATGACACCCCAG CGCCTGGCACCTACAGCCCGGAGAAGGTGAACTTGAACAAAGGTCCTCAATACAGCCTCGCGGGCAAAGGACGCGCGGAGAAAGCCCACGACACACCTG CACCAGGTACGTATTGCCCGGAAAAAGTGAAGCTGGACAGCGCGCCGCAGTTTACGTTTGGACTCAGAACGTCGCTCGAGAAGGTGAACGACACTCCAG CTCCTGGCGCTTACAGTCCAGAGAAGATTAACTTAGACAGGGGTCCGCAGTACAGCTTAAGCGGTAAGGCTGCGCATGAGAAACCGGATGACACACCAG CACCTGGAGCATACTCCCCTGAGAAGGTAAATCTTAACAAATCGCCTGAGTATAGTTTTGGACTGAGAACTTCGCTCGACAAACCGAACAGCAATCCAG CACCTGGGGATTACTGTCCGGAAAGAGTGAACTTAAATAAGGGTCCGGAATATAGTTTAAGTGGTAAGGGCCCATCTGAGAAACTAAGTGACACCCCAG CACCAGGAACTTATAGCCCCGAGAAAGTAAATTTACATAAGGGTCCGGAGTATAGTTTGAGTGGTAAGGGGCCATCTGAGAAACTAAGTGACACCCCAG CACCAGGAGCTTATAGCCCTGAGAAAGTAAATTTACATAAGGGTCCGGAGTATAGTTTGAGTGGTAAAGGACCCTCTGAGAAACCAAGTGATACTCCAG CACCAGGAACTTACAGTCCCGAGAAAGTAAACCTAAATAGAGGTCCACAATACAGTTTGTCTGGGAAGGGGAAGCCAGAAAAACCGAACGAAAATCCAG CACCTGGCACATACAGCCCTGAGAAGGTAAATTTGGATCGAGGCCCTCAGTATAGTTTATCTGGCAAAGGATCACCGGATAAGTTCAATGATAATCCAG CACCAGGGACATACAGTCCTGAGAAAGTAAATTTGGACAGAGGTCCTGAATACAGTCTATCTGGCAAAGGATCGCCTGAAAAAATCAATGATAATCCAG CCCCAGGAACGTATAGTCCTGAGAAAGTAAATCTAAATAAAGGACCCCAATATAGCCTATCCGGGAAAGGGTCGCCAGAAAAGCCCAATAACAATCCAG CTCCTGGCACTTATTCTCCAGAAAAAGTCAATTTAGATAAGTCTCCAGAGTATTCGTTTGGCGTGAAGGCATACGTCGAGAAACCCAATAATCTTCCag CCCCAAACGTTTATAACATTCCATCCACACTCGGTGGGACGAAGGAGGGAAACAAAAAAACAGCACCAGCTTATTCGATTTCTGGTAGGCAGAAAGTGTTCACCGACGATAGAGTTTTGGTCCCCGGACCTGGCACCTATGAAGCCGTGAAACCGGACGCTGTTAGAGTGAAAAGTCCCGCTTACAGCATGAGCGCTCGATTTCAGTTGCCTGACGATCATTCGCAAATCCCAGGACCCGGAGCACATTGTCCGGAAAAA GTAGTTCTTGATATTCCTCCGGCACATTCATTTGGCATTAGACACTCACCATACATATGCAACCTGAAGGACGTTGTTTATTAA